In Timaviella obliquedivisa GSE-PSE-MK23-08B, the sequence GATGTTTTGGAGTTGATCGATCTGGCAGAAGGGCGAGTTCGCCGAGATGCGGGTAGTTCACTTTGGGAAATGGAAGAGCAGCTTCCTCCAGAAGCCTTTACGGCGAAAACCGAGCCAACGGTTCTCATTGTGGATGACTCGATTACGGTTCGAGAATTACTGTCGATGACGTTTAACAAAGTGGGCTATCGCGTGGAGCAAGCCCGTGACGGACAAGAGGCTTGGGAAAAACTTCGCTCTGGTCTGCCTTGTGACTTGGTATTCTGTGACATTGAGATGCCACGAATGGACGGATTAGAACTACTTTCCCGTCTGCAAAAAGACCCCGGTCTTAGCCACTTACCGATCGCCATGCTGACTTCCAGAGGAGCCGATCGCCATCGCCAAATGGCAGTTCAACTGGGCGCAAAGGGATACTTTACCAAACCGTACCTCGAAGAAGCCTTATTGGATGCTGCTCAGCGAATGCTAAAAGGAGAAGTTTTAGTTACTAAAAGTGCCAATCGCTCTTAATCATTGGAATGCTTAAATCAACAGCGGGTGAAAACCTGATCAGATTTCCACCCACTGTTATTACGCAAATATCTATCACGCAAATATCATTCAATAGTATTCAAAATGATTTAAAGGACTACTGTTAGCTTTTATAAAAGGGTCGCTTCACTACGGTTGCGGGATAAGTTTTGCCTCTTATTTCTACATCCACTAACTGATTGAGTTTTGAAAGATCGCTACGAACATAGCCCAGGGCGATCGGGTAGCCTAAAGTGGGAGAAAGCGTGCCACTCGTCACTGTTCCTACAGGTTCTCCTTCATAAAAAATTGGGTAGTCATGGCGGGCAATATTGCGTCCTTCCATTTTCAACCCAACTAACCGCCGAGAAACTCCGGATTGTTTCTGTGCCTCTAAACCCGATCGCCCAATAAAATCACCCTTTCGGTCAAGATGCACCACCCAGCCTAGCCCAGCTTCTAACGGAGTCGTCTGCTCATTAATATCCTGTCCATAAAGCGCCATAGCAGCTTCAAGCCGCAAAGTATCGCGTGCGCCAAGCCCACAGGGAAGAACATTTTGAGAAATAAGCGATCGCCACAACTCTACCCCAACTTCCGGGGCAACCATCACCTCAAACCCGTCTTCGCCCGTGTACCCCGTCCGAGCCAAAAAACCAAGTTCTCCTAAGACAGTCCCATCCAAGTGACCAAACCGTTTAACAGCCGATAAATCTTCCTTCACAAATTTTTGAAGAGCTTGTACAGATTCAGGACCCTGAATTGCGATTAGCGTTTGCGTGAGAGAAAGATCTTGGAAATGAATTTGTGATAAATCCAGATGAGCCTGTAGCCAATCTCTATCCTTAGAAGCGGTAGACGCATTCACAATGGTGGTGATGCGTTCTTCCCCCACTTTATTGATACCTTGATAATAAATAATTAGGTCGTCAATAATGCCTGCACTGGGGTTTAGTAGAACTGTGTATTGGGCTTCGCCAGGTTGTAAGCGGCTCAAATCAGATGGAACAAGATATTGGATCTGCTCAATAAGGTTATGACCGCTCAAAACAAACTTGCCCATGTGTGAAATATCGAATAAACCTACTTGCTGTCGAACTGCCTGATGCTCTTTGCTAATGCCGCTATATTGAACTGGCATTTCCCACCCCGAGAACGGTACCATCCTGGCGCTAAGTTCAAGATGAAGCAAATGAAGCGGAGTATAAAAAGGGATTTTAGGATAAGACATTGCCAGGGAGGATGAAGAACGCTAGGGATTCGAGAAGGTATTAATTTGCCCACCGCCGATAGAACGCCCTGGAGCCGCACGAGGAACAGAAAAAGGAGCGGGCACGAGAGAAGATGGAGCAGATGAGGGTTGAACCTTAGGATAATTAGGTTGTCCTGTAGAGTGGGACGGTTGACCCTCATCATAGAACTGTCCGGGCGCAGCAGGATTAATTTGTGGGGTTATTTGTCCTGGAATAGGCTGAAGATTAATGTTGAAGGAAGACGGTCTAACACTAGGAGTCGGAGTCTGTAAGGTTAAAGGCAAGGTGTATCCTGTTGTGCCTGGAGAAGGCGAGATCTGAGGCGAAAATTGAGGACTGGGCAATCTTTGGGGTGATGAGTCTGGCTGCCCTGGAAAATTTTGACCTGTAGAGCCTTCTGTCTCTGAAAGCTCTGGAAGCTCTGAGTCTTCAGTGCTACGCGCGGCTGAGGATTGAGCCAGGGGGCGGACAGAAGAAAGTTGGGATTGCTCTTCAGTAGAAGAATATCGTTCTAGAGCAGACTGAAGTGGATTGATAGCAGTAGAGCTATTAGTAGAGGAGGCACTGCTGCTAATGGCTACGCCATTAGAGAGGGGAATAGCAAGTCCTGTTGCGGAACCTGGCGAATAGACACTAGGTAGTTGGTCTGGAGAGCGATCGCGCCAACTCTCGGCGGAATAAGGCGTTGAAAACAATGGAGATTGCGATCGCCCAGGTTTATCTTTTGAGGCAGCAGTGGAGGGTCGAGCTAGCAAGAATTCTTGAAAAAGTGGAGATTTGGGACTATCACTCTGAGAAGATTGGGGGCTTGAACGGGTCTGGAGCGGCACAGTAGAGACATCGGAGAGTGTCTCAAAGAGTTCACTATTGCTAGCTGCCGTATTTTGGGTAGGCAGATTGCCTAAAGGGTTTTGATTAGGAGGATGAGATGCAGTACCAGGGTCATTGCTGCCCGTATATTGCTGTGGATTTGCCAAATACTCTCCGACTAAGAAGACTGATAAAATCAATCCAGAAGCCGTAGCCCAGACTGTAGGACGTTTTAGGATAGTTAAGCGGGCTTTGAGGTAGCGAAGGGAAGCGGGGGTCTGCTTGAAAGCTGGCATATTTTATCCCTCCGGTTCTGCGGGCGTTTACACAAGTTTAGCGAATGAGAATTATTAAGCCGATCGAGTTATCGCGACGAACGAACCAAAAGCAACCCTGCGGCGATCAGACCGAACAGGTTGGGAAGCCACCCTCCTAAAACTGGAGAAATGTACCCCAGCTGAGCGAGCGACCCAAATACGATCGTTAATAAATAGTACCCAAAAATAATCCCCAAGCTAATGGCAAACCCGGTAGCTCGACCTGCCCGTTCTAGGTGAGAACCCAACGCAGCGCCTACTAACCCAAAAGCAATACAGACAAAGGGGAGGGCATACTTTTGCTGTATCCGGACTTGAAGCTTGCGGATTTGATCATCACTACCGCCTTGCTTAAGGAGATCTAGATAGCCTGACGCCTCAGCAATGTTCATCTCATCGTAGTTTCGCTTACGAGTAGCGAGGTCGAGGGGCGCGCGCGGTAGCTTGAGTTGTTGGTTGTCAAAGGTGACGATATTGCGGAAAGCACCATCTGTTGAAACGATATAGATGGTGCCATTCGAGAAGTCCCAGAGGCTCTGCTGACTGTTCCACTGGGCAGATTTAGCGCTCACAATCTGCTCCAAGCCTTCTTGAGAAAAGTCGAGGATCGTGAGGCCTTGCATTCGTTCGCCGTCAAACTTTTTGGCATAGAAGAGGCGTGATAGGGCTTGTTCACTTTCGCCGTTAGGAAGAGTAATTTTTTTGTACTCTTCGTAGCGAATATTTCGTTCACTGAAAGGAGGATTGTCTTCTTGTAGCGCTTCCGCCAAAGTGATAGCAGATTGATAGTTGGCGGCTGGAACAATAAGTTCGTTGAAGGCAAAGGTAATTCCAGTAATGAGACAGCAAATGCCTAAGGCAGGCAGAACCATGCGGTAAACGCTAACGCCACAAGCTTTGAGGGCAGTGAGTTCGCTATCGCTGGAGAGGCGGCTATAGGTCATGAGCGTTGCCAACAGGGTTGCCATGGGGAAGGAATACGCGACAAACTGAGGAAACCTGAGGAAGAAAATTTTGGCGGCGATCGCAAATGACAGCCCCGACTCAGTAATCTTACGAATCAAATCAAATAACGCATCAACCGAAACGCCTAGCGACGAAAAAACGCCGACTCCAAACAAAAATGGCAAGATTAGCTCGATCGCTAAATATCGATCCATCACTGAGAATTTTAAAAAGTTTCTCAGGATTTGGAACGGGGATGGATTGTGTTGGGGACTGCGTTTAAAAGAGCTAATAGCCATATTGAGGAATCAAGATAAAACGTCGCTAGAGGTGAAAGCCATCGCCTAAATAATGTTGACGCACAAGGGGATTGGCATAAAGCTCCTCACTGCTACCTGATGCCAGGATTTGTCCGTCGCGCATGATGTAGCCGCGATCGGTAATTTCCAAAGTTTCGCGAACGTTGTGATCGGTGATTAGAATACCCATTTGGCGATCGCGCAACCGCCCAATAATTTCTTGAATTTCGGTGACAGCGATCGGGTCAATTCCAGCAAAAGGTTCATCCAAAAACAAAAACTTAGGGCCGTCTACCCCAGCAGCTAGCGCTCTAGCGATCTCGGTTCGCCGCCGTTCGCCGCCTGATACGCGAATTCCTAAAGTGGACGCAACTTTTTCTAACCGAAATTCTTTGAGGAGATAGTGTAGGCGCTCTTGACACTTTTCGGCGGGCACTTGGGTTTGTTGAAGAACCAGCAAGATATTATCTTTAACGCTCAAATGTCGAAAAATACTAGGTTCTTGAGCCAGGTAGCCAATCCCAAGCCGCGCTCGCTCAAAAATCGGCATTGCAGTGATATCGCGATCGTTAAGCCAAACTTTTCCCTGATCTGGCTTCTCTAGCCCTGTGGCGATGTAAAACGTAGAAGTTTTGCCTGCTCCATTAGGCCCCAGCAATCCTACGACCTCTCCCATTGCCACAGAGAGATGAACGCGATTGACAACAACGCGCTTCCCATAGGATTTGTGGATGTTCTCCAATACAATTTTCAAGGAATTGCTCAAGGGTACGTGAGTCCTAGCATAGGCTGGTATCAATTTTACCAGAGGGTGACGTGATCCATGCGCTTTAAGGGTTTGGAGGACTAAAAGGAGTCTTAAATTCTG encodes:
- the gcvT gene encoding glycine cleavage system aminomethyltransferase GcvT encodes the protein MSYPKIPFYTPLHLLHLELSARMVPFSGWEMPVQYSGISKEHQAVRQQVGLFDISHMGKFVLSGHNLIEQIQYLVPSDLSRLQPGEAQYTVLLNPSAGIIDDLIIYYQGINKVGEERITTIVNASTASKDRDWLQAHLDLSQIHFQDLSLTQTLIAIQGPESVQALQKFVKEDLSAVKRFGHLDGTVLGELGFLARTGYTGEDGFEVMVAPEVGVELWRSLISQNVLPCGLGARDTLRLEAAMALYGQDINEQTTPLEAGLGWVVHLDRKGDFIGRSGLEAQKQSGVSRRLVGLKMEGRNIARHDYPIFYEGEPVGTVTSGTLSPTLGYPIALGYVRSDLSKLNQLVDVEIRGKTYPATVVKRPFYKS
- a CDS encoding LptF/LptG family permease; this encodes MDRYLAIELILPFLFGVGVFSSLGVSVDALFDLIRKITESGLSFAIAAKIFFLRFPQFVAYSFPMATLLATLMTYSRLSSDSELTALKACGVSVYRMVLPALGICCLITGITFAFNELIVPAANYQSAITLAEALQEDNPPFSERNIRYEEYKKITLPNGESEQALSRLFYAKKFDGERMQGLTILDFSQEGLEQIVSAKSAQWNSQQSLWDFSNGTIYIVSTDGAFRNIVTFDNQQLKLPRAPLDLATRKRNYDEMNIAEASGYLDLLKQGGSDDQIRKLQVRIQQKYALPFVCIAFGLVGAALGSHLERAGRATGFAISLGIIFGYYLLTIVFGSLAQLGYISPVLGGWLPNLFGLIAAGLLLVRSSR
- the lptB gene encoding LPS export ABC transporter ATP-binding protein, with amino-acid sequence MKIVLENIHKSYGKRVVVNRVHLSVAMGEVVGLLGPNGAGKTSTFYIATGLEKPDQGKVWLNDRDITAMPIFERARLGIGYLAQEPSIFRHLSVKDNILLVLQQTQVPAEKCQERLHYLLKEFRLEKVASTLGIRVSGGERRRTEIARALAAGVDGPKFLFLDEPFAGIDPIAVTEIQEIIGRLRDRQMGILITDHNVRETLEITDRGYIMRDGQILASGSSEELYANPLVRQHYLGDGFHL